The genomic interval GGAAAGGTATAAAATTTACACAGTCTAAACTATCAGCGTCCTCGATTGAGTCTTCTAGTTTTATAAATCTgctaatttttatttctttggaCTCTTCAGGTTATTGCTGGAATTGTCAAAAGAATGGACAAAGGTGCTGATATTGAAAACATAGTAGCTTAAGAAGGCTACAGAACATTGCTCCCTATGTCATGTGGCTTCCAATACAAACAACTAGAATATTGCATATCATTTTTCCTTAGAAAATGTGCGTGAGCGAAATCCAAGAGAGAACACATGGAACTTGAAGTTTCTGTGAGTAAAAAGCAGCTTCAGTCAGATTTGAATGCCAGTTTTgaagtttaaatatttaatcaacCAATGCATACCACTCTGAACAAGTTAGATTAGTGTTTGTTATCGTTGCTTAGAATTTCTGAGTTCATCTGTTTATGTAATTTTATAGAATGTTGTACACCTGATCTACATTAATGTTTCTACCaataaaaattagaagaaacaattaaattttgaaatggcATTCGaggataattattttatatacaatttagtcaaattaatttgatttgagtCTAACGAACTCCACAAATCCAACTTGTATTGAGGGGTCtcttttttcaattattatagAGCTCCATTTATTATGAATGAGAGACTCggatttttcttaatattacTTTATCATGAATAATGAAGAATATTGTTAATACAATATTTTGGCAATATCCAACATATTTTTTAGTGTAATTGTATTTCATTTTGtgttaaaagttttatatttcaATGACATTTAAGGATGGTTTAATGGATGTGTAATTTGTGCTAGTAAATTACCAAAACAGAAATGAGAAATTACGATTTGCATCATTTTCTTcccaaacataaaaatattgaaatgagTAACAAGTAAAACGGAGACAAACTCAActaaaaagaaggaaaaaatagCATTTCTGCATATTCAATTTTTGCATTTAAGTTCAAGTGTTTGGTGATTGTCTCCGTCTGCGAATTTGATCAATCCAACGATCCTCAGAAACTTGTGAAACCCATTGAGGAACCTCTCCAACAAACGACACGTCACGCATCGCTTCCATCACCCTCGTCGCGTTCTCCGCCGTCAACGGCGCGTTCCTTCGATTCTCATCTTCCCTTAACGCTCTCCGAATCTCATCTTCAAATTCCTCTCTGCTTCTTTCCTCCTCTTCTTCCTCATCGCTGCTCTTCTGCTCTACGCCGTCGTTTAGATCCAGCATCGAGATCCCGTTCTCCGATCCACTGTGCACACGGTACCCGTTCGGAAGTTGCTGGAACTCCATGCCGTGTTCTCCATCCGAGCTTCCATCGTCGTCGACCGCGGATATCGGCTGGTAGTATTCAGGCGTGTCGTCCGAGTTCGTATCCGAATCGCTTCCTTGTCCGTTTTCTAAGCGCGCACatcaataaagaaaaaaaaacaatcaattcATGAAAGTTAATGgtatttttttagagaaaataaaagagaaaactaTACCTTCGATTGAATCAATGGCGGCACTATTCATTGCTGGTATTTGAAAGTGAAGAATGAAGAAGGAAACAACGAAAGAACATGAAGAAATAAATACTATTTgttttcacaaaaaataatattttaattttaaataaaatcagtttgaataaaaaaatgaataaaaattgcACCAGCCGGGAATCGAACCCGGGTCTGTACCGTGGCAGGGTACTATTCTACCACTAGACCACTGGTGCTTCTTGTTTCATTTACGAATTTAACGGTATTTATCATATTTGGTTTgctttgaaaagaaaaatcttGATAAACGGTTGATTATCATGGCAGTGTGTGAAGGATAGAGGACGTTGAAGTTGAAGCGGGAAGGAATGGCAATTCCCATAATGAAGGCT from Cicer arietinum cultivar CDC Frontier isolate Library 1 chromosome 5, Cicar.CDCFrontier_v2.0, whole genome shotgun sequence carries:
- the LOC101489310 gene encoding uncharacterized protein — encoded protein: MNSAAIDSIEENGQGSDSDTNSDDTPEYYQPISAVDDDGSSDGEHGMEFQQLPNGYRVHSGSENGISMLDLNDGVEQKSSDEEEEEERSREEFEDEIRRALREDENRRNAPLTAENATRVMEAMRDVSFVGEVPQWVSQVSEDRWIDQIRRRRQSPNT